Proteins found in one Lysinibacillus fusiformis genomic segment:
- the recR gene encoding recombination mediator RecR, producing MYYPEPISKLIDSFMKLPGIGPKTAARLAFFVLSMKEDDVLSFSKALIDAKRNLSYCSVCGNITDVDPCHICTDKQRDHSVICVVQDTKDVIAMEKMRDYNGMYHVLQGAISPMDGIGPEDINVASLLVRLQDESVQELILATNSTIEGEATAMYISRLVKPSGIRTTRIAHGLPVGGDLEYADEVTLSKAMEGRREL from the coding sequence ATGTACTACCCAGAACCAATATCTAAATTGATCGATAGTTTTATGAAATTGCCAGGTATCGGGCCGAAAACTGCGGCTCGTCTGGCGTTTTTTGTGTTATCAATGAAGGAAGACGATGTATTATCTTTCTCTAAAGCACTGATTGATGCTAAACGAAACCTAAGCTACTGTTCTGTTTGTGGCAATATAACGGATGTAGATCCATGTCACATTTGTACAGATAAGCAGCGAGATCATTCTGTTATTTGTGTTGTGCAAGATACAAAAGATGTGATCGCAATGGAAAAAATGCGCGACTACAATGGTATGTACCATGTACTTCAGGGGGCTATTTCGCCAATGGATGGTATCGGTCCAGAAGATATTAATGTTGCTTCTTTGTTAGTGCGCTTGCAAGATGAAAGTGTCCAAGAGCTTATTTTAGCTACGAATTCAACAATTGAGGGTGAGGCAACCGCTATGTACATTTCTCGCCTAGTCAAACCGTCAGGTATTCGTACGACCCGTATTGCGCATGGATTACCAGTAGGTGGAGATCTAGAATACGCAGATGAGGTTACGCTATCTAAGGCAATGGAAGGCCGACGCGAGTTATGA
- a CDS encoding pro-sigmaK processing inhibitor BofA family protein, which produces MSWLVIMSICIPVGLLFLYVIIRHAKLGKILEGLSVFWFRFAFAFLLLFVIHLGIGYIGYNVPINLFSVLTIAVLGIPGVLGITALIFFL; this is translated from the coding sequence ATGTCTTGGTTAGTAATTATGAGTATTTGTATTCCTGTTGGGCTTCTTTTTCTTTATGTAATAATAAGACATGCTAAACTGGGTAAAATCTTAGAAGGATTATCGGTGTTTTGGTTTAGATTTGCATTTGCTTTTCTATTATTATTCGTAATTCATTTAGGTATTGGTTATATAGGATATAATGTGCCAATCAATCTGTTTTCTGTCTTAACAATCGCTGTCTTAGGTATTCCAGGTGTATTAGGAATAACAGCTTTAATATTTTTTTTATAA
- a CDS encoding response regulator, with protein sequence MRYFIVDDDRASRVMLKQIIEDSGLGTVIGEARNGEDAIPQILMTQPEFVLIDLLMPKLDGIATVEQLMQNRFEGQFIMISQVVNKEMVGEAYEQGIDFFIHKPINRIEVENVLKKTTEQFRLKNSLLVIRQSLTNIELSEQKAHKATSRDHIQSILNDMGIVGEIGSEDIIAIIETLLAHQHKIAPLPPLKELYEEIAAVTKATPDEILKESKAIEQRVRRTILAAMINLANLGVVDYTNSEFEYYAPRYFDFKEIRQLMTQIEDHDNRKAKVNIKKFIQVLYSDILTKIN encoded by the coding sequence ATGAGGTATTTTATTGTAGACGATGATCGTGCAAGTCGTGTTATGTTAAAACAAATTATTGAAGATAGCGGGTTAGGTACAGTTATTGGTGAGGCTCGCAATGGTGAGGATGCCATTCCACAAATTTTAATGACGCAGCCAGAGTTTGTGCTAATTGATTTACTGATGCCTAAGCTTGATGGTATAGCAACTGTAGAACAACTTATGCAAAATCGTTTCGAGGGACAATTTATTATGATTTCACAGGTAGTGAATAAAGAAATGGTTGGCGAAGCTTATGAGCAAGGAATTGATTTCTTCATTCATAAACCAATCAATCGTATTGAAGTCGAAAATGTTTTGAAAAAAACAACTGAACAATTTCGACTCAAAAACTCACTATTAGTGATACGTCAATCTCTTACAAACATTGAGTTAAGTGAACAAAAGGCTCATAAAGCTACATCACGAGACCATATTCAATCTATTTTGAATGATATGGGGATTGTCGGGGAAATTGGTAGCGAAGATATCATTGCCATTATAGAAACATTACTTGCTCACCAGCACAAGATTGCACCCCTTCCTCCATTAAAAGAGCTTTATGAAGAAATTGCTGCTGTGACCAAGGCTACACCAGATGAAATTTTAAAAGAGAGTAAAGCCATCGAGCAACGTGTGCGTCGAACAATATTAGCTGCCATGATTAACCTCGCTAATTTAGGGGTTGTCGATTACACAAACTCAGAATTCGAGTACTATGCCCCTCGCTACTTTGATTTTAAAGAAATTCGTCAGCTCATGACACAGATTGAAGATCACGATAATCGTAAAGCAAAGGTAAATATTAAGAAGTTTATTCAAGTGTTATATTCAGACATTTTAACAAAAATAAATTAA
- a CDS encoding methyl-accepting chemotaxis protein, which translates to MHSVDAQVTDDLVVQAIERNIAIIRFDMDRRVAYVNELFAQTLGYTVKEMLGKNHKDFCLPDFVNSMEYDKFWRNLTAGNSYQDKIERIDARGNIIWLEATYMPVFANNTRKVIGVSKIATNITERQHEIVSVADKLKGMSNKLYQRSEAGIQNSQDLLETIKVVSKESNENVSNLVQLQKQADSIKGIVKTIQEIASQTNLLALNAAIEAARAGEYGRGFDVVAKEVRKLSVRVEQSISEVKDNVEGIEREIGQVTDSITKIAEKIDKTNEQITVTANDFSEIASAAEALDEHSKQFIEII; encoded by the coding sequence ATGCATAGTGTAGATGCTCAAGTAACCGATGATTTAGTAGTACAAGCCATTGAACGCAATATAGCCATTATCCGCTTCGATATGGACAGAAGAGTTGCATATGTCAATGAACTATTTGCTCAAACATTAGGCTATACAGTCAAGGAAATGCTAGGAAAAAATCATAAAGACTTTTGCTTGCCTGATTTCGTTAATAGTATGGAGTATGATAAATTTTGGCGCAATCTAACGGCAGGAAACAGCTATCAGGACAAAATAGAAAGAATTGATGCTAGGGGTAATATCATTTGGCTGGAAGCGACATATATGCCTGTCTTCGCAAATAATACAAGAAAAGTAATAGGTGTTTCCAAAATAGCTACCAATATTACTGAACGACAACATGAGATCGTTAGTGTTGCGGACAAGTTGAAGGGCATGTCTAATAAGCTTTACCAGCGTTCAGAAGCGGGTATTCAAAATAGCCAAGATCTACTAGAAACCATTAAAGTGGTTTCTAAGGAATCAAATGAAAATGTAAGTAATCTTGTACAGCTTCAAAAACAAGCAGATTCTATTAAAGGAATTGTAAAGACTATACAGGAGATTGCCTCACAAACTAATTTATTAGCCTTAAATGCAGCTATTGAAGCAGCTAGGGCTGGAGAATATGGTAGAGGTTTTGATGTTGTGGCTAAAGAGGTACGAAAACTTTCTGTAAGAGTTGAACAATCCATTTCGGAAGTGAAGGATAATGTGGAGGGCATTGAGCGAGAAATTGGTCAGGTGACAGACAGTATTACAAAAATAGCTGAAAAAATAGATAAAACAAATGAGCAAATTACTGTCACAGCAAATGACTTTAGTGAAATAGCATCAGCCGCTGAAGCATTAGATGAGCACTCAAAGCAGTTTATTGAAATTATTTAA
- a CDS encoding sensor histidine kinase → MQSKLLMTRASLTWIFIIAVMTAIGSEIKIMPFANTTFRFGLGTIVFFLCTLIKPTPIILAGVATSIVTTIFRVFNSTLHDVPISESIFNHLPAGLFYVLFALCLQILDIQQYREKPLKLGLLVAFSEVISNLAEQIFRFFVQTYTFLFLHDLLILLAVALLRSFFVVGIYSSILIAEQKKRVQEMLNIGSDLYVETLYLKKSMNHIETITASGYELYRQLKTLGYRAESLQALHIAQEIHEVKKDSQRIYAGISKIVGEKSFGPFVLSELLHYIEEGNRKYAELLGKEIQFNTCIDFDFQTKDHIALLALLNNLSANAVEAIEEQGIISIAIERQEDNTVITVCDNGQGISQADISVIFEPGYTTKFNVDGVAATGIGLSHVAELVEKLKGSITVESNNQYTTFKIIIPTQTIQTGET, encoded by the coding sequence TTGCAATCGAAATTACTTATGACGCGTGCTTCCCTTACTTGGATTTTCATTATTGCTGTTATGACCGCAATTGGTAGTGAAATTAAAATTATGCCTTTTGCTAATACAACTTTCCGTTTTGGTTTAGGAACAATTGTCTTCTTTTTATGTACATTAATTAAACCTACACCTATTATTTTGGCTGGCGTTGCTACAAGTATTGTGACAACTATTTTTCGTGTTTTTAATTCCACATTACATGATGTTCCGATTTCTGAGAGTATATTTAACCATTTACCAGCCGGTTTATTTTATGTATTGTTTGCACTATGCCTGCAAATTTTAGATATTCAACAATACAGAGAAAAACCACTAAAACTTGGTTTACTCGTTGCCTTTAGTGAGGTCATTAGTAATTTAGCTGAACAAATTTTCCGCTTCTTTGTCCAAACTTATACTTTTTTATTTCTTCATGACCTCTTGATCCTATTAGCGGTAGCATTATTACGAAGCTTTTTTGTAGTAGGGATCTACAGCTCTATTTTGATAGCTGAACAAAAAAAACGGGTACAAGAAATGCTGAATATTGGATCTGACCTCTATGTTGAGACCCTCTATTTAAAAAAATCAATGAACCATATTGAAACAATTACGGCTAGTGGTTATGAATTATATCGACAGTTAAAAACTCTAGGTTATCGAGCAGAAAGTTTACAAGCACTTCATATTGCCCAGGAAATCCATGAAGTGAAAAAGGATTCTCAACGTATATATGCCGGTATTTCAAAGATTGTTGGTGAAAAGAGCTTTGGCCCTTTTGTATTATCTGAATTATTGCATTATATTGAAGAAGGTAATAGGAAATATGCAGAATTACTCGGTAAGGAGATACAATTTAATACATGTATAGACTTCGATTTTCAAACAAAAGATCATATTGCACTCCTTGCTCTATTAAATAATTTATCAGCCAATGCTGTTGAGGCTATTGAAGAACAAGGGATCATTTCTATTGCTATTGAGCGCCAAGAAGATAATACTGTAATAACAGTATGTGATAATGGACAAGGGATTTCACAAGCAGATATTTCTGTTATTTTTGAACCTGGGTACACCACTAAATTCAATGTTGATGGTGTAGCGGCAACTGGCATTGGGCTTTCACACGTTGCTGAACTAGTAGAAAAATTAAAAGGCTCAATAACCGTTGAATCAAACAATCAATACACAACGTTTAAAATCATAATTCCTACGCAAACTATTCAAACGGGAGAGACTTAA
- a CDS encoding SRPBCC family protein: MATGQCSKEINIQKEKLENFIQNREQWAVLIPGYLHHEILNENDMIWVFQGDFGIIQKAVKVELKIKKSDAHQVLFDLEGLSDPINGDGSFEIKQNQGESPQLTGNLTMKASGFLAGLMNPVLDNFVPRLVEQLVEAMALQVAKE, encoded by the coding sequence GTGGCAACAGGACAATGTAGTAAGGAAATCAATATACAGAAAGAAAAATTAGAGAATTTTATTCAAAATAGAGAACAATGGGCTGTTTTAATACCAGGTTATTTACATCACGAAATACTAAATGAAAATGATATGATTTGGGTCTTCCAAGGTGATTTTGGCATTATTCAAAAAGCAGTTAAAGTAGAACTTAAAATTAAAAAATCAGATGCTCATCAAGTACTATTTGATTTAGAGGGTTTATCTGATCCGATAAATGGTGATGGTTCTTTTGAAATAAAACAAAATCAAGGTGAATCACCTCAACTGACTGGTAATTTAACAATGAAAGCAAGTGGATTTTTAGCGGGATTGATGAATCCAGTATTAGATAATTTTGTACCTCGCCTAGTCGAGCAATTAGTGGAAGCAATGGCTCTTCAAGTGGCAAAAGAATAG
- a CDS encoding cation:dicarboxylate symporter family transporter, translated as MKKKFKISLAAQILIGLILGIVVGGIFYGNPKIETYLQPLGDIFLHLIKMIVVPIIISTLIVGVAGTGDMKQLGRLGGKSIIYFEIITTVAIVVGLLSANIFQPGAGLNMNELSQGDISKYVSTTEEVQHEGPFDIIVGIVPTNIIQSMAEGNMLAIIFFSVIFGLGVAAVGDRGKPVLDFFQGVADAMFWVTNLVMKFAPLGVFGLIGVTVSKYGFASLVPLAKLAILVYATMLFFIFVVLGLVAKFAGISIFYLIKVLKDELILAFSTASSEAVLPRIMMKMEKLGAPKDIVSFVIPTGYSFNLDGSTLYQAIAALFIAQMYGIHLSIGEQITLMLVLMVTSKGIAGVPGVSFVVLLATLGTVGIPLEGLAFIAGIDRILDMGRTVVNVIGNSLASLVMAKWEGRFDREKMKNYFNDNENLA; from the coding sequence TTGAAAAAGAAATTTAAAATCAGTTTAGCCGCTCAAATTTTAATCGGTTTGATTTTAGGGATCGTTGTTGGTGGTATCTTTTACGGAAACCCCAAAATCGAGACATATTTACAACCATTAGGGGATATATTTTTACATCTTATTAAGATGATTGTTGTACCGATTATTATTTCGACATTAATCGTTGGTGTTGCTGGTACTGGAGATATGAAGCAACTTGGACGATTAGGCGGTAAATCTATAATTTACTTTGAGATTATTACAACCGTTGCAATCGTTGTTGGATTACTTTCCGCAAACATTTTCCAACCTGGTGCAGGACTTAACATGAATGAATTATCTCAAGGGGATATTTCGAAGTATGTATCAACAACTGAGGAAGTACAGCATGAAGGGCCATTTGATATCATTGTAGGCATCGTCCCAACAAATATTATTCAGTCAATGGCTGAAGGCAATATGCTAGCGATTATCTTCTTCTCCGTTATTTTCGGTTTAGGGGTTGCTGCAGTAGGTGATCGAGGGAAACCAGTCTTAGACTTCTTCCAAGGGGTAGCAGATGCTATGTTCTGGGTAACCAACCTCGTAATGAAATTCGCTCCATTAGGGGTATTTGGTTTAATTGGTGTAACCGTTTCCAAATATGGGTTTGCTTCACTGGTTCCACTTGCCAAATTGGCTATTCTTGTTTATGCAACAATGCTGTTCTTCATCTTTGTCGTTCTTGGACTTGTGGCAAAATTCGCAGGAATCAGCATCTTCTATTTAATTAAAGTGTTAAAAGATGAGCTAATTTTAGCCTTCTCAACAGCAAGTTCTGAAGCTGTATTACCACGTATTATGATGAAAATGGAGAAATTAGGTGCGCCAAAGGATATTGTATCTTTTGTTATACCGACCGGTTACTCCTTTAACTTAGATGGGTCAACACTATATCAAGCCATTGCAGCATTATTTATTGCGCAAATGTACGGTATTCACCTAAGTATTGGTGAACAAATTACGTTAATGCTTGTATTAATGGTTACATCTAAAGGTATTGCAGGTGTTCCAGGGGTATCATTCGTAGTACTTCTAGCAACTTTAGGCACTGTAGGTATTCCACTTGAGGGACTAGCCTTTATTGCTGGTATTGACCGTATCCTTGATATGGGACGTACAGTCGTTAACGTAATTGGTAACTCATTAGCTTCATTAGTAATGGCTAAATGGGAAGGCCGTTTCGATCGAGAAAAGATGAAAAATTACTTTAATGATAATGAAAATCTAGCGTAA
- a CDS encoding YaaL family protein, translating into MFFRSKGKLKKEFDDKLVNLIKETKEDLQQAKIIEELMDDYDLGVIAQRKTAESIHFYLFKEARIRKVLIK; encoded by the coding sequence ATGTTCTTCCGTAGTAAAGGGAAACTAAAAAAAGAATTCGATGATAAGCTTGTGAATCTGATTAAAGAAACAAAAGAGGATTTACAGCAGGCGAAGATAATAGAAGAATTAATGGATGATTATGATCTAGGTGTGATTGCTCAACGCAAAACTGCAGAAAGTATTCATTTCTATTTGTTTAAGGAAGCTAGAATTCGTAAGGTATTAATAAAATAG
- a CDS encoding RraA family protein, translating into MTKVEVSFQHLPTTAISDATGGHTNLRSDIKPLADHFKIAGRAITVRLPDGENGAVLEAIRAATEGDILVIDAKGNTNRAVAGDFVISLAKGIGVQGFVVDGVIRDIAAIRELNFPVFSLGTTVAAGNKNGGGQVNVPIAIGGVTVHPGDYIIGDVDGVIVVPQQDAEKIVAAAEAKLEKDEKRAQEAHANGKESIIAYLDKVLAK; encoded by the coding sequence ATGACAAAAGTGGAAGTAAGCTTTCAGCATTTACCAACAACAGCTATTTCAGATGCGACAGGTGGGCATACCAATTTGCGAAGTGATATTAAGCCATTAGCAGACCATTTTAAAATTGCTGGGCGAGCTATAACTGTACGTTTACCAGATGGTGAAAATGGCGCCGTATTGGAAGCGATTAGGGCGGCAACTGAAGGGGATATTTTAGTCATTGATGCAAAGGGAAATACCAACCGAGCTGTGGCTGGAGATTTTGTGATCTCCTTAGCAAAAGGGATAGGTGTACAAGGTTTTGTTGTGGATGGCGTAATCCGCGATATTGCAGCAATTCGTGAATTAAATTTCCCTGTATTCTCGTTAGGCACTACTGTAGCAGCAGGCAATAAAAACGGCGGTGGACAAGTAAATGTGCCGATCGCCATTGGGGGAGTAACGGTTCATCCTGGTGATTATATTATTGGGGATGTGGATGGTGTGATTGTCGTGCCACAGCAAGATGCTGAAAAAATTGTTGCAGCAGCAGAGGCTAAACTTGAAAAAGATGAAAAACGTGCACAAGAAGCACATGCCAATGGGAAAGAATCGATTATCGCTTATTTAGATAAAGTATTAGCAAAATAA
- the dnaX gene encoding DNA polymerase III subunit gamma/tau, translating into MTYQAFYRVYRPQSFREMSGQAHVKRTLQNALLANKTTHAYLFSGPRGTGKTSTAKIFAKALNCEHAPSKEPCNECATCISITDGSHPDVIEFDAASNSRVEEIRDIIEKVRFAPASSRYKVYIIDEVHMLSTSAFNALLKTLEEPPPHAVFILATTEPHKLPATIISRCQRFDFKRLSTNDIIERMKVVLEDIDLPYEDQGLKVIAQSAAGGMRDALSLLDQVVSFSGEKLKLEDTLLVTGSISQDIFYELAEALKVKDVARMLALLEQLIADGKDPLRLSEDLITFFRDLLLLQTSDDLAELLELVSPEERVFTLAHDFAPDMLYGYIDILAKTQQEMRFSHHTKIYLETALLKMVQFSGGVIHQSVATNETVQSPELTQKIIALEQMVQQLSLQLQTGAPVQASTAQKEQKPRAKSPNGYKAPTGRIQEVLKDATKQDVQRIKSIWAQALSQLQKSQSALLAEAEPVAASSSAFVLKFKYDIHCQMVADNQSLKAHFTQLIAGQTGTMYEMLCIPEESWLKMREEFIRDHGLQQKKSQTVSEHGEELLEPPPAEMPEEPFIDDAQPLASQDPLVTEAEKLFGKDFVEIIED; encoded by the coding sequence GTGACGTATCAAGCATTTTATCGTGTGTATCGACCGCAATCTTTTCGAGAAATGTCTGGCCAAGCACATGTCAAAAGAACGCTACAAAATGCTCTCCTAGCAAATAAAACAACACATGCGTACTTATTTTCTGGACCTCGTGGTACTGGGAAAACAAGTACGGCTAAAATCTTTGCAAAGGCCTTAAATTGTGAACATGCACCATCGAAAGAACCGTGTAATGAATGTGCTACGTGCATAAGTATTACAGATGGTTCACATCCAGATGTCATTGAATTTGATGCAGCCTCGAATTCACGTGTTGAAGAGATTAGGGATATCATAGAAAAGGTACGTTTTGCTCCTGCAAGCAGTAGATACAAAGTGTACATCATTGACGAAGTGCATATGCTTTCTACAAGTGCTTTTAACGCTCTTTTGAAAACATTGGAAGAACCACCTCCCCATGCTGTGTTTATTTTAGCGACAACAGAGCCTCATAAATTGCCTGCAACGATTATTTCTCGTTGTCAGCGCTTTGATTTTAAAAGACTTTCTACTAATGATATTATTGAACGGATGAAGGTTGTTTTAGAAGATATTGATTTACCATATGAAGACCAAGGTTTAAAGGTAATTGCACAATCTGCCGCAGGGGGAATGCGTGATGCTTTGAGCTTATTGGACCAAGTTGTGTCTTTTAGTGGGGAAAAATTAAAACTTGAGGATACGTTGTTAGTTACAGGTTCAATTAGTCAGGATATTTTTTATGAATTGGCTGAGGCACTCAAAGTGAAAGATGTTGCGCGAATGCTTGCACTTTTAGAGCAACTTATAGCTGATGGTAAGGATCCATTGCGTCTCTCAGAGGATTTAATTACATTTTTCCGTGATTTGTTATTACTTCAAACAAGTGATGATTTAGCTGAACTTTTAGAGCTTGTGTCCCCTGAGGAACGCGTATTTACTTTAGCACACGATTTTGCACCAGATATGCTTTATGGCTATATTGATATACTCGCAAAAACACAGCAGGAAATGCGCTTCTCTCACCATACGAAAATTTATTTAGAGACGGCTTTGCTTAAAATGGTACAGTTTTCGGGAGGAGTAATCCATCAATCAGTGGCCACAAACGAAACGGTGCAAAGTCCTGAGCTCACTCAAAAGATTATAGCTCTAGAGCAGATGGTTCAGCAATTATCCTTACAACTGCAAACAGGGGCACCTGTTCAAGCGTCGACAGCACAAAAAGAGCAAAAGCCGAGAGCTAAAAGTCCGAATGGTTATAAAGCGCCGACGGGTCGTATTCAGGAAGTGCTGAAAGACGCTACTAAGCAAGATGTACAACGTATCAAGTCCATTTGGGCACAAGCTTTAAGTCAACTGCAAAAATCTCAATCTGCTCTTTTAGCAGAAGCCGAACCTGTTGCGGCATCTTCAAGTGCTTTTGTGTTAAAATTCAAGTATGATATTCATTGTCAGATGGTTGCCGACAACCAGTCTTTAAAGGCTCACTTTACACAATTAATCGCAGGGCAAACTGGTACAATGTACGAGATGCTATGCATACCTGAAGAATCATGGTTGAAAATGCGTGAAGAGTTTATTCGTGATCATGGTTTACAGCAAAAGAAATCGCAGACTGTATCAGAGCATGGTGAGGAATTATTAGAGCCACCACCGGCAGAAATGCCAGAAGAACCATTTATCGATGATGCCCAACCTCTCGCTTCACAAGATCCACTTGTGACAGAGGCTGAAAAGCTCTTTGGTAAAGATTTTGTTGAAATTATTGAAGATTAA
- a CDS encoding YbaB/EbfC family nucleoid-associated protein, whose translation MRGMGNMQGMMKKMQKMQKEMMEAQEALNAEQFEGVAGGGMVKVTVSGQREVVSVNLDESVVDPEDIEMLQDLIVIATNEALKKVEEKTNSTMGKFTQGLNLPF comes from the coding sequence ATGCGTGGAATGGGAAATATGCAAGGTATGATGAAAAAGATGCAAAAAATGCAAAAGGAAATGATGGAGGCTCAAGAAGCTTTAAATGCTGAGCAATTTGAAGGTGTTGCAGGCGGCGGTATGGTGAAAGTAACAGTTTCTGGTCAGCGTGAAGTAGTTTCAGTAAATCTTGATGAATCTGTAGTAGACCCTGAAGACATCGAAATGTTACAAGACCTAATTGTTATTGCAACAAATGAAGCGTTGAAAAAGGTAGAAGAAAAAACAAACTCAACTATGGGTAAATTCACTCAAGGCTTAAACCTTCCATTCTAG
- a CDS encoding TIGR00730 family Rossman fold protein — MYCGSGLGKSPIYAEKAAELGTALAKNGHGVVYGGSKTGLMGKVADAVLAAGGEVIGVMPTHLQKRELAHASLTEIHIVDSMHIRKAKMAELADAFIALPGGAGTLDEYFEVFTWAQIGLHTKPVILYNVHGFYDALLQHFKIMLEEGFIRAEQKKFLRVAATSEGILRLLKKHG, encoded by the coding sequence GTGTATTGCGGATCTGGTTTAGGTAAAAGTCCTATTTATGCGGAGAAAGCAGCTGAGCTTGGTACAGCACTGGCAAAAAACGGTCACGGAGTTGTCTATGGTGGTTCTAAAACAGGGCTAATGGGGAAGGTAGCCGATGCTGTTTTAGCAGCGGGTGGAGAAGTGATTGGTGTGATGCCAACTCATTTACAAAAGCGTGAATTGGCTCATGCCTCATTAACAGAGATTCATATTGTAGACTCTATGCATATTCGTAAAGCTAAGATGGCCGAGTTAGCCGACGCTTTTATTGCTCTTCCAGGCGGCGCAGGTACTTTAGATGAATATTTTGAGGTATTTACCTGGGCTCAGATTGGACTTCATACAAAGCCTGTCATTTTATATAATGTCCATGGATTCTATGATGCGCTGCTACAGCATTTTAAAATAATGCTAGAGGAGGGCTTTATACGTGCTGAGCAAAAGAAATTCTTACGTGTAGCGGCTACCTCTGAAGGGATTTTACGTTTATTAAAAAAACATGGATGA